A stretch of the Lactuca sativa cultivar Salinas chromosome 9, Lsat_Salinas_v11, whole genome shotgun sequence genome encodes the following:
- the LOC111903952 gene encoding uncharacterized protein LOC111903952 isoform X2, which translates to MAESRSSSTSTTSIHVTALDGLVNVNSLFTIAVFVGLSLTTPGQRSLENRSACDADISVAKKLLVFEVVSFSFFLFSSLVAQGLKLAINLLNSTDVDEAFRAHINLKALRFGMLGSAIGSVMGCLFLMLSMVNVIEIRLGMLSCGSRSTVNAVASMIVLVTSALLVYISTAVYAFLH; encoded by the exons ATGGCAGA ATCACGATCTTCTTCAACATCGACAACGAGTATTCACGTAACAGCACTTGACGGTCTCGTAAACGTCAACTCCCTCTTCACAATCGCCGTCTTCGTCGGTCTCTCTCTCACAACTCCCGGCCAACGCAGCCTCGAGAACCGATCCGCCTGTGACGCCGATATCTCCGTCGCCAAAAAGCTTTTGGTTTTTGAAGTTGTATCGTTCAGCTTTTTCCTTTTCTCATCTCTGGTTGCTCAAGGTCTTAAACTCGCCATCAATCTGCTCAACAGTACCGATGTTGATGAGGCTTTTAGGGCACACATTAATCTCAAGGCGTTGAGGTTCGGGATGCTCGGATCGGCTATCGGATCGGTTATGGGGTGTTTGTTCCTAATGCTCTCGATGGTGAATGTGATTGAGATTCGATTGGGGATGTTGTCTTGTGGAAGTAGATCCACTGTGAATGCTGTTGCCTCCATGATTGTCCTGGTGACCTCTGCACTTTTGGTTTATATTTCCACTGCTGTTTATGCATTTTTACATTAG
- the LOC111903952 gene encoding uncharacterized protein LOC111903952 isoform X1 translates to MAESNGYPTYCDQQSRSRSSSTSTTSIHVTALDGLVNVNSLFTIAVFVGLSLTTPGQRSLENRSACDADISVAKKLLVFEVVSFSFFLFSSLVAQGLKLAINLLNSTDVDEAFRAHINLKALRFGMLGSAIGSVMGCLFLMLSMVNVIEIRLGMLSCGSRSTVNAVASMIVLVTSALLVYISTAVYAFLH, encoded by the exons ATGGCAGA ATCTAATGGATACCCAACTTACTGTGACCAACAAAGCAGATCACGATCTTCTTCAACATCGACAACGAGTATTCACGTAACAGCACTTGACGGTCTCGTAAACGTCAACTCCCTCTTCACAATCGCCGTCTTCGTCGGTCTCTCTCTCACAACTCCCGGCCAACGCAGCCTCGAGAACCGATCCGCCTGTGACGCCGATATCTCCGTCGCCAAAAAGCTTTTGGTTTTTGAAGTTGTATCGTTCAGCTTTTTCCTTTTCTCATCTCTGGTTGCTCAAGGTCTTAAACTCGCCATCAATCTGCTCAACAGTACCGATGTTGATGAGGCTTTTAGGGCACACATTAATCTCAAGGCGTTGAGGTTCGGGATGCTCGGATCGGCTATCGGATCGGTTATGGGGTGTTTGTTCCTAATGCTCTCGATGGTGAATGTGATTGAGATTCGATTGGGGATGTTGTCTTGTGGAAGTAGATCCACTGTGAATGCTGTTGCCTCCATGATTGTCCTGGTGACCTCTGCACTTTTGGTTTATATTTCCACTGCTGTTTATGCATTTTTACATTAG